In Vicinamibacteria bacterium, the following proteins share a genomic window:
- a CDS encoding flavodoxin domain-containing protein: MRVLVTWGSKHGGTEGIGRILGEALERRGYDVVAVPVNEVRELEKFDAAIVGGALYANRWAGNARRFVRRNVERLRSIPVWFFSSGPLDDSADREDIPATRQVAALADRVGAKGHITFGGRLEPDVKGFPASAMAKTMSGDWRNADRINAWAADLARQLPDAVPGTPTEPGARSLPRLLAHGIVGWALCAATMGLLLGLVSLNAALVLHAIAAPLFFVAVAWSYFRAHGARDPLPTALGWTAIVAVLDLVIVAGAIEKSFSMFTSVAGVWLPLALIFSSSWATGEIMSMMPWPDSRRQSERKAA; this comes from the coding sequence ATGCGCGTGCTCGTCACCTGGGGCTCGAAACATGGTGGTACGGAAGGAATCGGCCGCATCCTCGGAGAAGCTCTCGAACGGCGCGGGTACGACGTCGTCGCCGTGCCGGTGAACGAGGTTCGCGAGCTCGAGAAATTCGATGCGGCGATCGTCGGCGGAGCGCTCTACGCGAACCGCTGGGCGGGCAACGCGCGGCGGTTCGTGCGCCGCAACGTCGAGCGGCTACGCAGCATCCCCGTCTGGTTCTTCTCGAGCGGGCCGCTCGACGATTCCGCCGACCGTGAAGACATCCCCGCCACCCGACAAGTCGCCGCTCTCGCCGATCGGGTCGGCGCGAAAGGGCACATCACCTTCGGGGGCCGGCTCGAGCCCGACGTCAAGGGCTTTCCCGCGAGCGCGATGGCCAAGACCATGAGCGGCGACTGGCGGAATGCCGACCGCATCAACGCCTGGGCGGCCGATCTAGCGCGCCAGCTTCCCGATGCGGTTCCGGGAACGCCCACAGAGCCCGGCGCCCGTTCTCTCCCGCGCCTTTTGGCCCATGGCATCGTCGGCTGGGCACTGTGCGCGGCCACGATGGGTCTTCTTCTCGGCCTCGTGAGCCTCAACGCCGCGCTGGTCCTCCACGCGATCGCCGCACCGCTCTTCTTCGTTGCGGTCGCCTGGAGCTACTTCCGTGCCCATGGGGCTCGCGACCCGTTGCCCACCGCGCTCGGGTGGACGGCGATCGTGGCAGTATTGGATCTCGTGATCGTCGCCGGTGCCATCGAGAAGAGCTTCTCGATGTTCACGAGCGTCGCCGGCGTATGGCTCCCTTTGGCGCTGATCTTCTCGAGCTCCTGGGCAACGGGTGAAATCATGTCGATGATGCCTTGGCCCGATAGCAGGAGGCAGTCGGAGCGGAAGGCGG
- a CDS encoding TonB-dependent receptor: protein NMKMSGRFLTCLFVVLAVVAGAATAQELRGRIDGVVTDNTGGVLPGVTVTVSGPALIQPQVVVTGSDGSYRFPALPTGLYTLVYELPGFQTVRREEIRVGLATTVTINIQMPLAGVEETLTITGESPVVDVKNTNVGTSFTRELMQDIPNARDIWAAMAQAPGFHMTSYDVGGSHTGTQTGYSTYGFEGQNKTLLEGINVTEGQDANAGYFDFGSFEEFSIGGAGNMGEQTGPGAFLNLTVKSGGDNFSANVYYDYEGDGTIWNNVPSELAGGGGVQDGYVSPPDGITRGNQITKQYDFNVNGGGPIVKGKAWFFAGYRDNNQYKVITGLPNEEAQSQLVNYTVKGTYQIDARNQIIGFFNQRTKLQPLRELSLAVPTETAWYQSSKNRPMKVEWTSVPNEQVFLDFQYAYWGNYFPLFPSSTQSTSTEGVPIGRVDLATEQHSGAQSYYHDRTTLKPQFSGSVSYFKDDWGGSHSFKFGTEIQREQRKFLRFQPENIWYRDRNGVPEEVWIYNTPNEGINDTFGTAFYAQDSWTLNSRLTLNLGVRFDRYSISWPEQSFTPEQGDFFAPVTTPSTDVATLTSIGPRLGFAYDLTGQGKTVVKGFWGRFYFNPSTDIGSLENPVGEAERQYRFNDLNGNLLLDPGPDGSLASSPELGAFLRTRGGAGFVRVDRALENAFGDEASFHVEHELRENFSVRGSYVYKNRRNGWGEVDLARYNEYSIPFTYNDAGADNVRGTGDDQVIELVDRPAGIGSDRVMTNPGNIEGMPDNSGNYHTFEIGVNKRFSEKWLLLTSYEHSWLTDWLRAASSTSGLGVLRSLRPTLTTWLWRPNQRYLGQGETTFWNYKLVGRYMFPYEVGVSASFKLQSGYNYARELSVNLPNAGAELIPAEAFNANRAPNVGILDLRFEKSFALGAPGRVTGMVDFFNLTNSGVVTNARNRSGSRYHEVIAILDPRIVRFGVRWEF, encoded by the coding sequence ACACGCTGGTTTACGAGCTTCCTGGTTTTCAGACCGTTCGGCGCGAGGAGATCCGAGTCGGTCTGGCCACGACCGTAACCATCAACATTCAGATGCCTCTCGCCGGGGTCGAGGAGACCTTGACCATCACCGGGGAATCTCCGGTCGTGGATGTGAAGAACACCAACGTGGGGACGAGCTTCACCAGGGAGCTCATGCAGGACATTCCGAACGCCCGTGACATCTGGGCCGCGATGGCTCAGGCGCCGGGGTTTCACATGACGTCTTATGACGTCGGAGGCTCGCACACCGGAACCCAGACGGGTTACTCCACTTACGGGTTCGAGGGCCAGAACAAGACGCTCCTCGAGGGCATCAACGTCACCGAGGGACAGGACGCGAACGCGGGATACTTCGACTTCGGAAGCTTCGAGGAGTTCTCCATCGGCGGCGCGGGGAACATGGGCGAGCAGACCGGCCCGGGGGCGTTCCTGAACCTGACGGTGAAATCGGGAGGGGACAACTTCTCGGCGAACGTCTACTACGACTACGAAGGGGATGGCACGATCTGGAACAACGTGCCTTCGGAGCTTGCGGGAGGTGGCGGAGTGCAGGACGGCTATGTCTCGCCCCCCGACGGCATCACTCGGGGAAACCAAATCACCAAGCAGTACGACTTCAACGTCAATGGCGGCGGCCCGATCGTAAAGGGCAAAGCGTGGTTCTTCGCCGGCTACCGAGACAACAACCAGTACAAGGTAATCACCGGACTTCCCAACGAGGAGGCCCAGAGCCAGCTGGTCAACTACACCGTGAAGGGCACGTACCAGATCGACGCCAGAAACCAGATCATCGGCTTTTTCAACCAGAGGACGAAGTTGCAGCCCCTACGGGAGTTGTCACTCGCCGTTCCCACGGAGACCGCCTGGTATCAGAGCTCCAAGAACCGCCCGATGAAGGTGGAATGGACCAGCGTACCGAACGAACAGGTTTTCTTGGACTTTCAGTACGCCTATTGGGGAAACTACTTTCCGCTCTTCCCGAGCTCGACGCAAAGTACTTCTACCGAAGGAGTTCCCATTGGTAGAGTGGACCTAGCGACCGAGCAGCATTCCGGCGCGCAGTCCTACTACCACGACCGGACGACGCTCAAACCGCAGTTCTCGGGAAGCGTGTCGTACTTCAAGGATGACTGGGGCGGGAGTCACAGCTTCAAGTTCGGCACGGAAATCCAGAGGGAGCAACGGAAGTTCCTCCGGTTCCAGCCGGAGAACATCTGGTACCGCGACCGTAACGGGGTCCCGGAAGAGGTCTGGATCTACAACACCCCCAACGAAGGGATCAACGACACCTTCGGAACGGCGTTCTACGCCCAGGACTCCTGGACGCTCAACAGCCGGCTCACACTGAATCTTGGCGTGCGTTTCGATCGCTACTCGATCAGCTGGCCGGAGCAGAGCTTCACACCGGAGCAGGGAGACTTCTTCGCGCCGGTGACGACACCATCGACCGATGTGGCCACGCTCACCTCGATCGGGCCTCGCCTCGGTTTCGCCTACGACTTGACTGGCCAGGGAAAGACCGTGGTGAAGGGCTTCTGGGGCCGGTTCTATTTCAACCCCTCGACCGACATCGGCTCTCTCGAGAACCCGGTGGGTGAGGCGGAGCGCCAGTACCGGTTCAACGATCTGAACGGAAACCTCCTTCTCGATCCCGGGCCCGATGGCTCTCTCGCGAGCTCACCCGAGCTGGGAGCCTTTTTGAGAACGCGAGGTGGGGCGGGATTCGTGCGCGTCGACCGCGCCCTCGAAAATGCGTTCGGGGACGAGGCATCCTTCCACGTCGAGCACGAGCTTCGGGAGAATTTCTCGGTTCGAGGCTCGTACGTGTACAAGAACCGTCGAAACGGCTGGGGTGAGGTGGATCTCGCTCGTTACAATGAGTACTCGATCCCCTTCACCTACAACGACGCCGGCGCCGACAACGTTCGTGGGACGGGAGACGATCAAGTCATCGAGCTCGTCGATCGCCCGGCAGGGATCGGCAGCGATCGAGTCATGACGAATCCGGGAAACATCGAGGGAATGCCGGACAACTCGGGGAACTACCACACGTTCGAGATCGGGGTGAACAAGCGATTCAGCGAGAAGTGGCTCCTCCTGACGTCGTACGAGCACAGCTGGCTCACCGACTGGCTGCGGGCCGCTAGCTCGACCAGCGGGCTCGGAGTCCTCAGATCGCTGAGACCGACGCTCACCACCTGGCTCTGGCGGCCAAACCAGCGCTACCTCGGGCAGGGGGAAACGACGTTCTGGAACTACAAGCTCGTGGGACGTTACATGTTCCCCTACGAGGTTGGTGTGAGCGCGTCCTTCAAGCTCCAGAGTGGCTATAACTACGCCCGCGAGCTCAGCGTGAACCTTCCGAATGCTGGAGCGGAGTTGATTCCGGCCGAGGCGTTTAATGCGAATCGGGCCCCGAACGTCGGGATCCTCGATCTCCGCTTCGAGAAGTCGTTCGCTCTCGGGGCTCCCGGACGGGTTACCGGCATGGTGGACTTCTTCAACCTGACCAACTCCGGTGTGGTCACCAATGCCCGCAACCGCTCGGGCAGCCGCTATCACGAAGTGATAGCCATTCTGGATCCGCGGATCGTGCGGTTCGGAGTCCGCTGGGAGTTCTAG